One genomic window of Thermithiobacillus plumbiphilus includes the following:
- a CDS encoding acetyl-CoA carboxylase carboxyltransferase subunit alpha has translation MKRSYLEFEQPIAELEKKIEDLRQLGEDGQVSLDDEIRQLELKASRLTKKIYGDLGSWQISQLARHPQRPYTLDYVEHLLTDWHELCGDRAFADDPAIVGGIGRLEGIPVVWIGHQKGRDTKEKIRRNFGMPRPEGYRKALRLMKLAERFKLPVLTFIDTPGAYPGIGAEERGQSEAIARNLAVMSDLATPIICTVIGEGGSGGALAIGVGDRVLMLQYSTYSVISPEGCASILWKSSDKAADAAEAMGITADRLKSQGLIDEIIPEPLGGAHRDWNAMMISIKATLLKQVQALKGLSTEDLLNQRYMKIMDYGVYGKGKG, from the coding sequence ATGAAAAGAAGTTATCTGGAGTTCGAGCAGCCAATAGCCGAACTCGAAAAAAAGATCGAGGATCTGCGGCAGCTTGGGGAGGATGGGCAGGTCAGTCTGGATGATGAGATCCGCCAGCTTGAGCTCAAGGCCAGCAGGCTGACCAAGAAAATCTATGGCGATCTGGGCTCCTGGCAGATCTCCCAACTGGCGCGCCATCCCCAGCGGCCCTATACCCTCGATTATGTCGAGCACTTGCTGACCGACTGGCATGAGCTCTGCGGCGACCGGGCCTTTGCGGATGACCCTGCCATCGTCGGTGGCATTGGCCGTCTGGAGGGTATTCCCGTGGTCTGGATCGGCCATCAGAAAGGCCGGGATACCAAGGAAAAGATTCGTCGCAATTTCGGCATGCCGCGCCCGGAAGGCTATCGCAAGGCCCTGCGCCTGATGAAGCTCGCCGAGCGCTTCAAGTTGCCGGTACTGACCTTCATCGATACCCCCGGCGCCTATCCTGGCATCGGTGCCGAGGAGAGGGGCCAGAGCGAAGCCATTGCCCGTAATCTGGCGGTCATGTCGGATCTCGCCACACCCATCATCTGCACCGTCATTGGCGAGGGTGGTTCGGGCGGCGCTCTGGCCATTGGCGTCGGCGACCGCGTGCTGATGCTGCAGTACAGTACCTATTCGGTGATTTCCCCGGAGGGCTGCGCCTCCATCCTCTGGAAATCCAGCGACAAGGCGGCCGATGCAGCCGAGGCCATGGGCATCACAGCCGACCGGCTGAAATCCCAGGGGCTCATCGACGAAATCATCCCCGAGCCCCTGGGCGGGGCGCACCGGGACTGGAACGCCATGATGATCAGTATAAAGGCGACCCTGCTCAAGCAGGTCCAGGCGCTCAAGGGCCTGTCCACCGAGGATCTGCTCAATCAGCGTTACATGAAGATCATGGATTACGGCGTTTATGGCAAGGGGAAAGGCTGA
- the tilS gene encoding tRNA lysidine(34) synthetase TilS translates to MARGKADLSDPFLRCLAASCERLGIDAATPMLLAFSSGLDSTALLAGLLELFPVAPLRVTHVHHGLQAEADTWAGHCRQICQGWQVDCDILHVSCQALPGESQEACARDARYQALADQMRPGEWLLTAHHRQDQAETFLLQLLRGAGIEGLAGMAEKRPFAAGYLARPLLECDRASMQGFLEKRRIPWIEDPSNASAAFRRNRIRHQLIPFVQDLGWPEVARTTARSAANLADAKAVVEEVAAADWETCASIRGEIDRTRLRTLSPARQRYALRHGIRAQGLDLPGRETLETLRLRLIGDESGKTLEWQGGALWLRGGMARFITLDIAPVAEQVWCPAEGPPPIAGWQAALVAADAAPPAAVYHDLDAGFYEQQLRFSPRRGGEIYLTPQGHRRPLKKALQEARLAPAERRHLGLLFDAKGRLLAVPGLFVCQPGLPEAGSGVVLRLWEGRALPAGA, encoded by the coding sequence ATGGCAAGGGGAAAGGCTGACCTTTCCGATCCCTTTCTGCGCTGCCTGGCCGCATCTTGTGAGCGGCTGGGCATTGATGCAGCCACTCCGATGCTGCTGGCCTTCAGCAGTGGGCTCGATTCCACCGCGCTGCTGGCTGGACTCCTTGAGTTGTTTCCTGTAGCGCCCTTGCGGGTCACGCACGTTCATCACGGCCTGCAAGCCGAAGCAGACACCTGGGCCGGGCATTGCCGGCAAATCTGCCAGGGTTGGCAGGTCGATTGCGACATCCTCCACGTATCCTGCCAAGCGCTGCCAGGTGAAAGTCAGGAAGCCTGTGCCCGTGATGCCCGCTACCAGGCCCTCGCTGATCAAATGCGTCCTGGTGAATGGCTCCTGACCGCTCACCATCGTCAGGATCAGGCTGAAACCTTCCTATTGCAGTTGCTCCGGGGCGCGGGCATCGAAGGGCTGGCGGGAATGGCCGAAAAGCGGCCCTTTGCCGCGGGCTATCTGGCGCGTCCGCTGCTCGAATGCGATCGTGCCAGCATGCAGGGCTTTCTTGAAAAGCGCCGGATTCCCTGGATCGAGGATCCCTCCAATGCCTCGGCGGCATTCCGGCGCAATCGCATCCGCCATCAGCTCATTCCCTTTGTTCAGGATCTTGGCTGGCCCGAGGTCGCGCGGACCACGGCGCGCAGTGCCGCCAATCTGGCGGACGCCAAGGCTGTGGTGGAGGAAGTGGCTGCGGCGGACTGGGAGACTTGTGCAAGCATCCGTGGCGAGATCGATCGTACACGCTTGCGCACCCTGAGCCCTGCGCGTCAGCGCTATGCCCTGCGGCACGGTATCCGTGCCCAGGGCTTGGATCTTCCGGGGCGCGAAACGTTGGAAACCCTGCGCCTGCGCCTGATTGGGGATGAGAGCGGCAAGACCCTGGAGTGGCAGGGTGGGGCGCTCTGGTTGCGTGGTGGAATGGCGCGTTTCATCACCCTGGATATCGCGCCAGTCGCCGAGCAGGTCTGGTGCCCGGCTGAGGGCCCCCCGCCGATTGCCGGCTGGCAGGCGGCGCTCGTGGCTGCCGATGCTGCGCCTCCCGCGGCTGTATACCATGATCTGGACGCGGGGTTTTATGAGCAGCAACTGCGCTTTTCACCGCGTAGAGGCGGGGAGATTTACCTGACGCCCCAGGGGCATCGGCGGCCCCTGAAGAAGGCCTTGCAAGAGGCGAGATTGGCGCCTGCCGAACGCCGGCACCTGGGCCTGCTTTTCGATGCCAAAGGGCGACTGTTGGCGGTGCCGGGTTTGTTTGTTTGCCAGCCGGGCTTGCCGGAGGCAGGGAGTGGGGTGGTGTTGCGGTTGTGGGAGGGGCGGGCGTTGCCCGCGGGTGCTTGA
- a CDS encoding pyridoxamine 5'-phosphate oxidase family protein — protein MARIYSELNDSHLAFIQDQHLFFTASAACEGRVNVSPKGMDSLRVLDAQTVAYLDLTGSGNETAAHIRDNGRLTIMFCSFVGNPLILRLYGQGEVVHPRDAAWPDWRRHFEDLPAERQIIVLHIETVQTSCGYGVPLFEYQGERETLPRWAEKKGEQGIRDYWREKNQLSIDGLPTGILEN, from the coding sequence ATGGCCCGCATTTATTCCGAGCTCAACGATTCCCATCTGGCCTTCATCCAGGACCAGCATCTGTTCTTTACCGCCAGCGCGGCATGTGAAGGCCGGGTGAATGTCTCCCCCAAGGGCATGGACAGCCTGCGCGTGCTGGATGCCCAGACCGTGGCCTATCTCGACCTGACCGGCAGCGGTAACGAGACCGCCGCGCACATCCGCGACAATGGCCGCCTGACCATCATGTTCTGCAGCTTCGTGGGCAACCCGTTGATCCTGCGGCTTTATGGTCAGGGCGAAGTGGTCCATCCGCGCGATGCCGCCTGGCCCGACTGGCGCCGGCACTTTGAAGACCTGCCGGCGGAGCGGCAGATCATCGTGCTGCACATCGAGACGGTGCAGACCTCCTGCGGTTATGGCGTGCCTTTGTTTGAATATCAGGGCGAGCGCGAGACCCTGCCGCGCTGGGCGGAGAAGAAGGGAGAGCAGGGCATCCGGGATTACTGGCGGGAGAAGAATCAACTCAGCATCGATGGCTTGCCGACGGGGATTCTGGAGAATTGA